A DNA window from Patagioenas fasciata isolate bPatFas1 chromosome 1, bPatFas1.hap1, whole genome shotgun sequence contains the following coding sequences:
- the F10 gene encoding coagulation factor X: MARRLLLLLLCATLGSELRAEGDVFIKKENADKFLERSKRANSFWEELKQGNIERECNEERCSKEEAREAFEDQEKTEEFWNVYVDGNQCSSNPCQYGGQCKDGIGSYTCSCLDGYQGRNCEFVIPKYCKINNGDCEQFCSIKKSVQKDVLCSCAKGYVLAEDGKRCVSTVKYPCGKVFVKRKKRSVILPTDNSSVTSDQAISPTNGASLEEDFVTTTESPTLHPGNETSGKTPYVDTRIVGGDECRLGECPWQAVLLNEEGEEFCGGTILNENFILTAAHCMNQSKEIKVVVGEVDREKKEQSETMHTVDKILVHTKYIAETYDNDIALIKLKEPITFSEYIIAACLPEADFANEVLMNQRSGMVSGFGREFEGGRLSKRLKVLEVPYVDRNTCKQSTNFAITENMFCAGYETEQKDACQGDSGGPHVTRYKDTYFVTGIVSWGEGCAKKGKYGVYTKLSRFLRWVRVGMRQSL; encoded by the exons ATGGCCCGccggctgctgcttctcctcctctgcGCGACTCTCGGGAGCGAGCTCCGGGCTGAAGGAGACG TATTCatcaagaaagaaaatgctgacAAGTTCTTGGAAAGATCAAAACGTGCAAACTCTTTTTGGGAGGAATTGAAGCAAGGCAATATTGAAAGAGAATGCAATGAGGAGCGCTGCTCAAAAGAAGAAGCAAGAGAAGCCTTTGAAGACCAGGAGAAAACT GAGGAGTTCTGGAACGTGTATGTAG atGGAAACCAGTGCAGCTCAAATCCTTGTCAGTATGGTGGACAGTGTAAAGATGGAATTGGTTCCTACACTTGCTCATGCTTGGATGGTTATCAAGGCAGGAACTGTGAATTTG TGATACCAAAGTACTGCAAAATAAACAACGGTGACTGTGAGCAGTTCTGCAGTATCAAAAAAAGTGTACAGAAGGATGTATTGTGTTCCTGTGCAAAAGGGTATGTTCTAGCAGAGGATGGCAAACGCTGTGTTTCAACAG TCAAGTATCCTTGTGGAAAAGTttttgtgaaaaggaaaaaaaggtcgGTTATTTTGCCCACTGATAATAGCAGTGTAACTAGTGATCAAGCCATCTCTCCCACAAATGGAGCCAGTCTGGAGGAGGACTTTGTGACTACCACAGAAAGCCCAACTCTCCACCCTGGCAATGAAACAAGCGGCAAGACTCCCTATGTCGATACCAGGATAGTAGGTGGTGATGAGTGTCGTCTTGGCGAATGTCCATGGCAG GCTGTTCTGCTAAATGAGGAAGGGGAAGAGTTTTGTGGTGGAACTATTTTGAATGAAAATTTTATACTTACTGCAGCTCATTGCATGAACCAatctaaagaaataaaagtgGTTGTTG GCGAAGTggacagagaaaagaaagaacagtcTGAAACAATGCATACCGTGGATAAAATACTTGTTCACACTAAATACATTGCCGAGACGTATGATAATGACATAGCCTTAATAAAGCTAAAGGAACCTATAACGTTTTCCGAGTACATTATCGCAGCGTGCCTCCCTGAAGCAGATTTTGCTAATGAAGTTCTGATGAACCAAAGATCTGGGATGGTCAGTGGCTTCGGTCGTGAATTTGAAGGTGGACGACTATCCAAAAGACTGAAAGTGCTTGAAGTCCCCTATGTTGATAGGAACACTTGCAAGCAATCCACTAACTTTGCAATAACAGAAAACATGTTCTGTGCTGGTTATGAAACTGAGCAAAAAGATGCTTGTCAAGGAGACAGTGGAGGGCCCCATGTAACCAGATATAAGGATACTTATTTTGTTACTGGAATTGTGAGCTGGGGAGAAGGATGTGCAAAGAAAGGCAAATATGGTGTCTACACCAAACTGTCCAGGTTCTTACGCTGGGTAAGAGTGGGCATGAGACAAAGCTTGTAG